The Nicotiana tabacum cultivar K326 chromosome 5, ASM71507v2, whole genome shotgun sequence sequence GTTCAATAATCATTTTCTCCCAGACAGTCTGATGCAAAAATATGCTAGAGACTTTGAGAGATTAGTTCAGACTCCAGATATGGATGTGTCAATATATAACACTAAGTTCTGTAAGCTAGCTATATATGCTCCTCACTTAGTGCCTACCGAAGAAGCTCGAGttcagaggtttgttgatggattgGTTGGTCGTCTATACATTGTAGTAGCCCCACAGATGAAGACTTTATCCTACTCTGATGTAGTCGACCTTGCTAGAAATATTGAAAACAAGGGACGTAAGGAGCGTGCAAATAGTGATTTACGTAAGAAGGCCAAGACATGAGGGGCTTTCAGTGGTGGTTTTAGTGAAAATAGAAGAGCAAGAAATcagggacaacaacaacaacaggttTCTCGGACAGGTACACATATGTCTTCACAATCCACACACATACCACATTACAGACAAGGTAATAGAGGACCATCATCTTCTGGACATCTTAATTCTAGACAGATATATGCCACTACTCCAGTCTACCAGACTTGTGGTGGATCACATTTGGGACAATGTCGTGTTCTAACTAGAGAGTGCTTTCGGTGTGGCCAGTTGGGACAACACTTGAGGGATTGCCCTCAGCCTCCAAGAAATTTCAACTAGGCTTCTATTCAGTCAGTTGCACCGACTCAGAATACTTGTAATACTTCAGGTGCTACAGGTATAGGAAATAGAGGTCGAGGTGCTGGAGACCGTGCTACTTTGAATCAAGGACAAGGCAATGCTGGTAGAGGTCAGGTGagagtttttgcatttactagacaGGATGCTCAGACCTCGAATACAGTGGTTACAGGTATTCTTTCCGTCTGTTCATTTGATACacttgcgttgattgatccgggatctactcacTCCTATATGTCCTCGTACTTTGCTTTGAGATTTAGTAGACAACCCGAGCTATTGAGTGATCCTTTTCTAGTTGCTACTCCTGTTGGAGAGTCTCTATTAGCTGAATACGTGCATCGTGATTGTCAAATTCAGGTTGAGGGTAGAGATACTCTAGCTGACcttattgtacttgatatgattgactttgacatgCTGATGGGAATAGATTGGTTATCTTCTTGCTATGCTATAGTCGATTGTCATGCAATGATAGTTAAGTTTGAGATACCAAATGAACCTAGTTTTATTCTAAGAGGGAGTCATGTTCCAAAGACTTGCAAAATTGTATCTTTTATCAAGGCTCAACGACTTCTGAAGAAAGGTTGCTTGGGTCTCTTAGCTATTGTAAATGACACAAGAAAGAAAACAACCAGTATAGAAAATGTACCTGTAGTGAGagaattttctgatgtatttcctgaggaTTTACCAGGATTGCCTCCAGTACGAGAAatagactttggtattgatttgctgCCTGACACACAACCCATATCGATTCCCCCATATcgaatggcaccagcagagttgagaGAGATAAAGCAACAGTTACAGGATTTGatagataagggttttattagacctagtgtatcaccatAGGGTGCATCAATACTGTTCGTAAAGAAGAAACACGGATCtttgagaatgtgcattgactacatgcagttgaacaagataacaatacgcaataaatatcctttgcctcatatagATGACATGTCtgatcagttacaaggagctGCCCACTTGTCAAAAATTGACATCCGTTCTGGTTatcatcaacttagaatcaaagatgaagatatttctaagactgctttcagaactCGATGCAGGCACTATAAGTTTCttgtgatgcctttcggactaacaaatgctccagctgcattcatggatttaatgaatagggtgttcaagccatttctggatagatttgtaatagtatttattgatgatatcctgatatattctcGTAGCCAAGTAGAACACGAGGATCATCTCAGGACTGTGTTGCAGACATTGCGAGAACAAcggctttatgctaagttctcgaagtgcaaATTTTGGCTAGCCTCGGTAtcatttttggggcatgttgtttCCAAAGATGGAATTATGGTAGATTCTAAGAAGACAAAAGCTGTGGAGAAATGGCCCAGGCCTACTTCTCCTACAGAGATTCACAGCTTTTTACGCTTAGCAGGCAATTACAGGCATTTTGTGCAGGATTTCTCCAGAATAGCAGCGCCATTGACCAAGCTAACATAGAAAAATTcaaagtttcagtggacggataaatgtgagcagagctttcaaaaactcaaaacatgtTTGACAACTGCACCAATATTAGCTTTACCATTAGGTTTTGGGGGATTTATTGTATtctgtgatgcctcgagggtggtattaggatgtgttctcatgcaaaatggtcatgttatagcttatgcttcgagacaattgaaaaagcacgagcaaaactatcctacacatgatttggagatggctgcagtggtatttgctctaaaaatttggagacattatctatacagcgaaacttgtgagatttatactgaccataaaagtctgaagtatatctttcaacaGAGAGATCTAAATCTTCGACAGCGTCGTTGGATGGAACTACTCAAAGACTATGATtgttctattttgtatcatcctggaaaagccaatgtggtggttgatgcattgagtagaaaatCTATGGAGAGTTTGGCACATATAGCCCCTGCAAAGAGACTTTTGGCCAAAGATATTCAGAGACTAGAAGATACAGGTATCAGATTTTGTGTCGAAAATTCAGAGGCATCGTTGGCTTGTGCTCAGGCTAAGTCTTCATTAGTTGAGTGCATTAAGGCCACCCAATATGAGGATGAACGTTATGCAAATACAGAGATGAGGCATTAGCTAGTAAAAGCAAGGATATGATTGTTGGAAGTGATGGTGTTCTTCGAATGGGCGATAGGCTATGTGTAGCAGACGTAGATGGGTTGAGACATGCTATTCTTAAAGAAGCTCACAACACTAAATACACTATACATCCTGGATCCACAAAAATGTACCATGACATAAAGCAATTTTATTGATGGGAAGGTATGAAGAAATATGTTGCTAACTttgtttctagttgtttgacttgttagcaggtcaaggctgagcatcagcgacccgcaggactactacaacaaattgagattccagagtggaaatggaaaAGAACTACTATGGATTTTGTCACCGGTTTACCACAAACCTTTAGAGGTTATGATTTGGTGTGGGTAATTGTAGATCGACTAACAAAATCAGCACATTTTTTGCCAGTAAAGACTACATATGGAGGAGTGAGGCATGCACAGATATTTATGAATGAAATTGTCCGACTTCACGGAGttccagtatctatcatctctaataGAGGATCACAGTTCACTTCAcacttttggaaatcttttcaagaaGCATTAGGTACACGAGTATATCttagcactgcatttcatccacagatagacgGGCAGTCTGAACGTACTATGCAGATCTTCGAAGATATGTTGAGAGCTTGTATTCTTGCGTTTAGAGGTAGTCGGGACACTTATCTACCGTtagctgaatttgcttacaacaatagcttccaGTCCAGTATTCAAATGGAACCATAAgaagcattgtatggtagaagatgtcgttctcctatcggataGTTTGAAGCTGGTGAGACTAACTTATTGGGACCCGACCTAATACAAGAATCTATGGACAAGGTCCAGTTGATCAGACAGAGATTGCTTGCAGCACAAAGCAGACAAAAGTCTTATActgataagagaagaagagatttagTGTTCACAATTGGAGACAAAGTGTTCCTACGAGTCTCCCCAATGAAAGGTATAACACGGTTTGGGAaaagaggcaagttgagccccaggtttataggACCGTATGAGATACTAGATCGAGTGGGAGCGGTGGCTTATCATTTGGCGCTTCCTCCTAAGTTGTCCTTTATTCACCCAGTGTGTCATGTCTCAATGCTAAGAAAATGTATATCAGACTCATCTCAGGTGATTGAAGCACCGACTATGCCGCTCGATGAGAAGTTttcctacgaggaggagccgatggctattgttgataggcaagtaagaaagctGCGATCAAAAGAAATTGTGATTGTTAAAGTCTTACGGAGAAATCATACTGTGAAAGAAGCTACATGGAAAATAGAAGATGTTATGTGAGTCAagtatcctcatttatttcagtTTACAGGTACGTACTTGAGCTAAATTCGGAGACCAAATTTCATAaggtggggagaatgtaacactcaTTAAAAGAAAGAGGGTAATTACATAATTtaccaaaaaattaaattataaataagATTAAATAGGGCAAACCCCTACGCTAACTAAcataaacaaaaaaggaaaaagggctGAAGCCCCCTTTCTCTGGCAATAGAATCAAATTCTGTTGCGTAAAACCAAGCAGAAGCAAAAAGGATTTTAACGGGTCAGAATTAAagcgaaaatcaaaaaaaaatacagaaggtGAGTTGGGGAAAAAGCTTGGTAATGCAAAAGAAGTCACTTCCATCCATTATCTGTTCAAATCTTCAGGTATTGTATTCCACAAATTTGAGAATATATTTTAATGGTTAGAGTTAAATAAGGAGATTGGCAAAAGtcagtaaaacaaggaaagatatGTATAAATTTTTGTTAATCTTTGGCAATTTGTTGAGGAATCTTAAGCACGTATTGTGTCTTACGAGTATAGCTTGAGCTTCTTCTTCTGGTAGATCTTAATTTCGATTCTCATGATTGGCAGATTCTACAGAGAAATTGAAATTACACTAGTTCATTCACACTTGAGAATTTTCTTcctaaagaatcaatagaactttATGAAATTggattaataaaatatttgaatatgttggagttcataaATTAGTAATTACTCATAGGTGGGTAAATATAATTCGGCGAATTAAGAGTCAAATATGAAACCTCGAGGGTCGGGTATTctaaattagctatgaattagcctAAATAAGGAAATTAACGtgagattgatattatgtaattattgattgattggaggaatttttatgaattgctcgaggtgaagcatCTGGTATTTCGGCAAGAGTATTGTGAGTaataatcttaccgcaatttgtgttttcataacttgcatgatttacacatgatttttaatatgaatatgttaccgattattttaagttgcatgtgggacaagtcttttactcgatatgatacgaAATAGCTATTTGAGAAGATTaccgttgttttaaatattttcgttgtcactagatctgttaccgttacttgaatttactaTTATCGAGAagaaattatatgatttgataagaaccaaaatgccctatattgttttaaaatattttctatgagtatatacggattacatagacaagtataaatgggagtagacattgaaggatcccgtagctaatggctggttcgttagacctggtgcaccttgtaattacagATTActgttatagccctcgctagtgggaaggtagaactagcataccgttaccgatttcccttgagtagggactaccgttgtatttgacttcttgcgaagaagtccacagttataccgattacatgatgcgttcattgaaacctcccaaatgtGAATACTGATATTAGATAATGGTTACCGAGTTTATTGCCGAACTGTTTattgtattatactacaagaaaagcatgacgagactgaaaattatttattgtttctgaaagggcatttttatgttCTTTTCTGTTTgatatactagcatgttttctgacttgtccccaataaaaacggttgtggttaagtgttattactcactgagctagcgattCATTCTCCGCTAatttttttacagagacagcagtTAACGCgggcgaggatttcgttaattagggCGCACAGGTTGATAGTTTTTGATGAGTCTCGCATTTGTTAGCGTGggcggagattttatttattgttatatttttttttttgaactcttagagtcactccatagtcattattttagtgtcatgagtcttcttttgttattatagtcTTCTATTGAGTATCGTTCTCATTTATCAAATGTtagagataaattagtatttctagtAGTTAGTTGGTGGTTTAGTTATGGTGGAGACTTATATTGGTTAATTGACCAGTTGCCAATTGTTTGGTATGATATTAGGAagtttggttgttgatttgagacaGGAAAAGTTTTGGGATGGTCCAAAAATAGGGGAAACTCTGTacgattttctgtaaaattaccgatgaggcttacttgggagcacttgtCCTAAGAGCTGGTCACAATCCttaattgggtcgtgacaccataattatatactctgtccaattaaaaattaattatttaatttattaaactaacaaaattttaaaaatattgaaagtggcacacataagaattcaggatagcttggtgctactgaacctcaaatatcgagcctggaactcatagatatttactctgtctaataaaataattaaatattaattattataacacaaacaaaattctaaaaaaattggaattgacatacataagaattcaggatagcttggtgctactgggcctcaaatatcaagcctggaacccatagatatttactctgtccaattaaataattaattatttaattattataacacaaaaaaaattgtaaaaaaattgaaattgacacacataagaattcaggataggttggtgccactgggcctcaaatatcgagcctagaacCCATAGTTATATACTCTATcctattaaataataaaaattaattattataacacaaacaCACATTTAATATGGACATGGACTTGCCGCTTGTGCATCTTGGACCACCCTCGGATATGATATTAGTGTTACAGGGCGACCATAGGTCCTCTTACGTATCGGAGGGACATCTATTAGATCAGACTCTCCGCACCAGGATACCGAACAACTTGTGGGACTTTTTGAGGTAGAGAGATTTCCATCCCCGTGTAGTCCATCGCTTGCGTGCTACAGGATTCCTTAGGATTTTTGAGATTGGGCGGTTGCAGCTCGACAGGTCTCTCATCATGGcattgatagagcggtggcgaccggagacgcacactatTCACTTGTCCACtggagaggccaccatcacgcttcAAGATGTTTAGGTTTTATATGGGCCGTGTGTTGATGGACTGGCTGTTGCACTGCCCCAGTATATGAGAGCTATGATGTGTGCCTAGTATTTGGATTTGTTGGGGCAATATACTGGTTTCAGGCCACAAGGTGAGGATGCAGTTAGAGGGGGCAGTCGCATTTCTGTGACAGCTATCAGACAGCATATGGAGGTATTGCACCCCGACATCACCAGCGAGACAGAGGATCTCCATATTTACTGGTACACGAGGTTGGCGATGTTCCTTCTTTTTGGGGGTATCTTGTTCCTGAACAATTAGGGAAATCTAATGAGTATGTGATTTTTACATCATCTTTAGCAACTAGATGAGTTACCCCAGTACAGCTGGGGTGCTGCTGTTTTCGCCTAACTGTACAAGAGTATGTGCCGGGATAGCATGGGCACCCAGGTCTACATATGTGGTTTTCTaccgcttctacaggtgacaacatattcgaatactaTGTTCATTACTTCGAATTCTATATAGTCAAAATGActcttaaattttacgtcaaccttgtatgttaggtttgggcctgggagcgggtTTTGTCGTTGCATACACCTCTACAACCATTAGAGTCGAATGTAGcacctccgtttctccctctTGCTACGAGGTGGGTTCTCCGGCGTGGGAACTACCGAGGCAgtgatgctcatcataatctcccccttgtcagggatgtgttggatatgCTGGAGGCCGCACAGGTAAATATATATAGATCTAAACTTGTTATAAATTCACTTGTGTTATGCATACTCACTTGAtatgttattatttgatagttcatctggacgtcaTACAACGACGAGTTGCTAGCTGATCTGCCCGATTATTAGTCGGTCGACCGACAGCTTTGGAGCACTTCCATCCCGCTGATGTGCCTCGAtgttgtggagcatcatgccatAGAGTGGGTACTTTTCCAGTTTGACCATCCCCAGACTATACCGAGGAGCCTGCATGGGTGGCTACACATTATTAGCAGGATGATCATTCGAGGGTGGACGACGCATTTGTAGGATGGCTAGAGGCACATGTCCTTATTTGGGAGCAGCGAGAGGACCTGATTCTGCCACCACCTTCACAAATCCAG is a genomic window containing:
- the LOC107820302 gene encoding uncharacterized protein LOC107820302; this encodes MARTCTPSSAGRGARRGATRGGGQVGGVQNAPPPVPTVVPTVALPTNVVARLLNMLEALVPTQGGSSAPQATLQTQAPALTRTFGNKEVSLQEFLKLKSPKFTSSDNLADPQSFLDGTLKALRALGCSRERAVELAAYKLEDMANTWYETVLLGRPAGAPPLTWDEFTKLFNNHFLPDSLMQKYARDFERLVQTPDMDVSIYNTKFCKLAIYAPHLVPTEEARVQRFVDGLVGRLYIVVAPQMKTLSYSDVVDLARNIENKGRKERANSDLRATGIGNRGRGAGDRATLNQGQGNAGRGQVRVFAFTRQDAQTSNTVVTGILSVCSFDTLALIDPGSTHSYMSSYFALRFSRQPELLSDPFLVATPVGESLLAEYVHRDCQIQVEGRDTLADLIVLDMIDFDMLMGIDWLSSCYAIVDCHAMIVKFEIPNEPSFILRGSHVPKTCKIVSFIKAQRLLKKGCLGLLAIVNDTRKKTTSIENVPVVREFSDVFPEDLPGLPPVREIDFGIDLLPDTQPISIPPYRMAPAELREIKQQLQDLIDKGFIRPSVSP